The proteins below are encoded in one region of Streptomyces sp. NBC_00490:
- a CDS encoding class F sortase gives MAVPPSPADNPSRTKVMVIGAVAALVLAISLFGGNDTASDTASSDAPRPSRPAHTAAAAPPAAQPAGKHLPRSRPVRLLIPKISVDAPFTELSIGRTGQLEPPPADDTNLVGWHAKGATPGEAGTSIIAGHVDTATSAAVFADLGELEKGDVFHVRRADGRTASFVVDSVETFDKENFPSRRVYADTAQAQVRLITCAGDYDRTVRDYTDNLVVFAHLA, from the coding sequence ATGGCAGTCCCCCCGTCCCCCGCAGACAACCCTTCCCGTACCAAGGTGATGGTGATCGGCGCCGTGGCCGCCCTGGTGCTGGCCATCAGCCTGTTCGGCGGCAATGACACCGCGTCCGACACCGCGTCGTCCGACGCCCCCCGCCCGTCGCGCCCCGCTCACACCGCCGCGGCGGCTCCGCCGGCCGCACAGCCCGCGGGGAAGCATCTGCCGCGATCGAGGCCCGTACGCCTGCTCATTCCGAAGATCTCCGTCGACGCCCCCTTCACCGAACTCTCCATCGGCCGCACGGGGCAGCTCGAACCGCCCCCGGCCGACGACACCAACCTCGTCGGCTGGCACGCCAAGGGAGCGACCCCCGGAGAGGCGGGCACGTCGATCATCGCCGGGCACGTCGACACGGCGACGTCGGCAGCCGTCTTCGCCGACCTAGGCGAACTGGAGAAGGGCGACGTCTTCCACGTCAGACGAGCCGACGGGCGCACAGCGTCCTTCGTGGTCGACAGCGTGGAGACGTTCGACAAGGAGAACTTCCCCAGCCGGCGCGTGTACGCCGACACGGCCCAGGCACAGGTCCGGCTCATCACCTGCGCCGGTGACTACGACCGCACCGTCAGGGACTACACGGACAACCTGGTGGTCTTCGCCCACCTCGCCTGA
- a CDS encoding HIG1 domain-containing protein yields MHSARMLLATAAASTVLVLGAPGAYAAGNDWEDHTDSSYSKDHDKEHGKEHGKDAEHDSPRGGMHTGGGALTAANVDGSDTAKDPKFDPETYKDKEHGKDSGSGKQEDSWSKEDGGDSWSKEDSDSWSGKEEKPSGGMHTGGGALASPAVTAGGLAVLAVVGTGLYSVRRRKTAGSVA; encoded by the coding sequence ATGCACTCTGCTCGCATGCTCCTGGCCACCGCGGCGGCTTCGACCGTCCTCGTCCTCGGCGCTCCTGGCGCCTACGCGGCCGGGAACGACTGGGAGGACCACACGGACTCCTCCTACAGCAAGGACCACGACAAGGAGCACGGCAAGGAGCACGGCAAGGACGCCGAGCACGACTCGCCGCGCGGTGGCATGCACACCGGTGGTGGGGCCCTGACCGCGGCGAACGTGGACGGCTCGGACACCGCCAAGGACCCCAAGTTCGACCCGGAGACCTACAAGGACAAGGAGCACGGCAAGGACTCCGGCAGCGGTAAGCAGGAGGACTCCTGGAGCAAGGAGGACGGCGGCGACTCCTGGAGCAAGGAGGACAGCGACTCCTGGAGCGGCAAGGAGGAGAAGCCCAGCGGCGGCATGCACACCGGTGGCGGCGCGTTGGCCTCGCCTGCCGTGACCGCGGGTGGGCTGGCCGTCCTGGCCGTCGTCGGAACCGGTCTGTACTCGGTGCGCCGCAGGAAGACCGCAGGAAGCGTGGCCTGA
- a CDS encoding FAD-dependent oxidoreductase: protein MNQTDDQADPTTHQVPVLIVGGSLVGLSTSLFLGRLGVRHTLVERHAGTSIHPRGRGNNVRTMELFRTAGIEPGIREAAATLDDNHGILQTPTLVGDAGEWLFKEIDAGGALARFSPSSWCLCSQNDLEPVLFEHAERLGGDLRYGTEMLSFDSDPSGVTAVVKSRDTGEHTTIRADYLVAADGPRSPVREQLGIAQSGPGDLFSNVSITFRSRRLADVVGDRRFIVCYLTDPEADGALLPVDNRENWVFHAPWHPERGETLEEFTDERCAEHIRRAVGVADLDVQVTGKAPWNAAQRVARSYRSGRVFLAGDSAHEMSPTGAFGSNTGIQDAHNLAWKLAAVLGGWAGEGLLDTYDAERRPVAEATSARAAARSVEHSHPGFAPPPGMGGGGGGGGPQRGILNVVLGYRYPQGAVVGTDPAAPVVPERFDLSGEPGSRAPHLAVRHQGERISTLDLYERSFVLLSDADDPSGWHEAAVRLAEEMSVPLASYRVGSAPGAELTPEGDTDWSAVHGTARGGAVLVRPDGFVAWRSAGPDPDAQSALRHVLTTLLVAV from the coding sequence ATGAATCAAACAGACGATCAAGCCGACCCCACGACCCATCAGGTCCCGGTCCTCATTGTCGGCGGTTCCCTCGTCGGCCTGTCGACCTCCCTGTTCCTGGGCCGGTTGGGCGTACGGCACACGTTGGTGGAGCGCCACGCCGGCACTTCCATCCACCCTCGTGGGCGGGGCAACAACGTCCGCACCATGGAGCTGTTCCGGACGGCCGGCATCGAGCCGGGGATCCGGGAGGCCGCCGCCACACTGGACGACAACCACGGCATCCTGCAGACGCCCACCCTGGTCGGCGACGCGGGCGAGTGGCTCTTCAAGGAGATCGACGCGGGCGGCGCACTGGCCCGCTTCAGCCCCAGCTCGTGGTGCCTGTGCAGTCAGAACGACCTGGAGCCGGTGCTGTTCGAGCACGCCGAGCGGCTCGGCGGCGATCTGCGGTACGGGACCGAAATGCTGTCGTTCGACAGTGATCCCTCCGGCGTCACCGCGGTGGTCAAGAGCCGGGACACGGGCGAGCACACCACCATCCGTGCGGACTACCTCGTCGCGGCGGACGGTCCCCGCAGCCCCGTCCGCGAGCAACTCGGCATCGCCCAGAGCGGTCCTGGTGACCTGTTCAGCAACGTCAGCATCACCTTCCGGTCCCGCCGCCTCGCCGATGTCGTGGGCGACCGCCGCTTCATCGTCTGCTACCTGACGGACCCCGAAGCCGACGGCGCTCTGCTGCCCGTGGACAACCGCGAGAACTGGGTCTTCCACGCTCCCTGGCACCCGGAACGCGGCGAGACCCTGGAGGAGTTCACCGACGAGCGGTGTGCCGAGCACATCAGACGCGCGGTCGGAGTGGCCGACCTCGACGTACAGGTCACCGGCAAGGCTCCCTGGAACGCCGCCCAGAGGGTCGCCCGCAGCTACCGGTCCGGGCGGGTCTTCCTGGCCGGTGACTCGGCCCACGAGATGTCCCCCACCGGGGCCTTCGGCTCCAACACCGGCATCCAGGACGCGCACAACCTCGCGTGGAAGCTGGCCGCGGTGCTCGGCGGATGGGCGGGGGAGGGGCTGCTGGACACCTACGACGCCGAGCGGCGCCCGGTGGCCGAGGCGACCAGCGCCCGCGCCGCCGCACGGTCGGTCGAGCACAGCCACCCCGGGTTCGCCCCGCCGCCCGGCATGGGCGGTGGCGGCGGGGGAGGCGGCCCGCAGCGCGGCATCCTCAACGTGGTCCTGGGCTACCGCTATCCGCAGGGCGCCGTCGTCGGCACCGACCCCGCGGCTCCGGTCGTACCGGAACGCTTCGACCTGTCCGGTGAACCCGGCAGCAGGGCCCCCCACCTGGCGGTACGTCATCAAGGCGAGCGGATCTCCACGCTGGATCTCTACGAACGCTCGTTCGTGCTGCTCAGCGACGCCGACGACCCGAGTGGCTGGCACGAGGCCGCCGTTCGGCTCGCCGAGGAGATGTCCGTCCCCCTGGCCTCCTACCGGGTGGGCAGCGCTCCCGGTGCCGAGCTGACGCCCGAGGGCGACACGGACTGGTCGGCCGTCCATGGAACGGCGCGCGGCGGCGCCGTACTTGTGCGGCCCGACGGGTTCGTGGCCTGGCGGTCCGCAGGGCCGGACCCGGACGCGCAGTCGGCACTGCGCCACGTCCTGACGACGCTGCTGGTAGCGGTCTGA
- a CDS encoding C40 family peptidase — MAPERTSPPEVTPFSGRGGSLLPGEGEGPSRDEVQRKIDSFYDRAESDTGTFNATRAAAIPRQRGAGGRERSQEDMQPAVGALARQWFDAARAKLGPTVPVSQPGRRTPARPDRAPQQARPALPTERPAQPLALEAPKPPTRAVRELTGGSAQEPTTGFLPELPAPPVEAPAAVESRWDESAWHTGAQPVLGGDGAAWPLYQPAPEPAAEPAPELTAIWPTAPDPAPEPAATWPIAPDPTPAGHYQAELPALGAETYGAETYGAGPATDATATYAMPLSVDPTPAYTVGRPADVITSTYGAGLTNVSASALAAPVLAVPIETAAAPAYAYAAPPVAAAPTAPVTSMAPEAPSWLPVDPGHSTQAERVIAFARAQIGRPCVWGAVGPGSYDAPGLTQAAWKAAGVTLPRTLQAQWGVGMQISLAEVRVGDLVFFHDDLSHVGIWSGDGMMIHAPGPGATIREESVFFAGQSAIKGAVRPA; from the coding sequence ATGGCGCCGGAACGAACCTCGCCCCCCGAAGTGACCCCTTTCTCGGGCCGGGGCGGCTCCCTTCTCCCAGGGGAGGGTGAGGGGCCGAGCCGCGACGAGGTCCAGCGCAAGATCGACAGCTTCTACGACCGGGCGGAGAGCGACACCGGCACCTTCAACGCGACCCGCGCCGCCGCGATCCCGCGCCAGCGGGGGGCGGGGGGCCGTGAGCGGTCCCAGGAGGACATGCAGCCCGCGGTCGGTGCCCTTGCCCGGCAGTGGTTCGACGCCGCCCGCGCCAAGCTGGGTCCGACCGTGCCGGTATCGCAGCCGGGGAGAAGGACGCCCGCCCGTCCCGATCGCGCACCCCAGCAGGCGCGGCCCGCACTCCCGACGGAACGTCCCGCGCAACCCCTCGCCCTCGAAGCGCCCAAGCCGCCCACGCGCGCCGTACGGGAGTTGACCGGCGGATCAGCTCAGGAGCCGACCACAGGATTCCTTCCGGAGCTGCCCGCCCCACCCGTCGAGGCGCCCGCGGCAGTCGAGTCCCGGTGGGACGAGAGTGCCTGGCACACCGGAGCGCAGCCGGTCCTCGGCGGCGACGGGGCGGCGTGGCCGCTGTACCAGCCGGCCCCGGAGCCCGCCGCGGAGCCCGCTCCGGAGCTCACCGCGATCTGGCCCACCGCCCCAGACCCCGCCCCGGAGCCCGCCGCGACATGGCCCATCGCCCCAGACCCCACCCCTGCGGGTCACTACCAGGCGGAGCTTCCTGCGCTCGGCGCGGAGACGTACGGCGCGGAGACGTACGGTGCTGGCCCCGCGACCGACGCGACCGCGACGTACGCCATGCCTCTGTCGGTCGACCCCACCCCTGCCTACACCGTCGGCCGACCGGCCGACGTGATCACCTCGACGTACGGCGCCGGCCTGACGAACGTCTCTGCGTCCGCCTTGGCGGCCCCTGTCCTGGCGGTCCCCATCGAGACGGCCGCCGCACCCGCCTACGCCTACGCCGCACCGCCGGTGGCTGCCGCCCCGACGGCGCCGGTCACCTCCATGGCACCCGAAGCCCCCTCCTGGCTGCCGGTGGACCCGGGCCACAGCACCCAGGCCGAGCGCGTGATCGCCTTCGCCCGGGCGCAGATCGGTCGGCCCTGTGTCTGGGGCGCGGTCGGGCCGGGATCGTACGACGCCCCCGGTCTCACCCAGGCCGCATGGAAGGCGGCAGGCGTCACGCTGCCCCGGACCCTCCAGGCCCAGTGGGGAGTGGGGATGCAGATCTCCCTCGCCGAGGTCCGGGTGGGAGACCTGGTCTTCTTCCACGACGACCTCAGCCACGTGGGCATCTGGAGCGGGGACGGCATGATGATCCACGCCCCGGGCCCGGGAGCGACCATCCGTGAGGAGTCGGTGTTCTTCGCCGGCCAGTCGGCGATCAAGGGTGCGGTCCGCCCGGCCTGA
- a CDS encoding class I SAM-dependent methyltransferase, whose product MTDNIAAGPHTDGYLGDPAVRAEWDDRYTERQQLWSGRPNGALVAEVAGLTPGRVLDVGCGEGADAVWLARGGWDVTALEVSGVALERAAGHARDAGVAIRWVHAALTEAALPPASFDLVSAQYPALLRTPDAAAERALLAAVAPGGVLLLVHHAGMDTQHADDGGFDPADYVWPSMVADLLDDDWEIEVDEQRPRVAPDGGAGAHHTDDLVLRARRLR is encoded by the coding sequence GTGACCGACAACATCGCAGCAGGACCACACACCGACGGATACCTCGGAGACCCCGCCGTGCGGGCAGAGTGGGACGACCGTTACACCGAGCGACAACAGTTGTGGAGCGGCCGGCCCAACGGTGCGCTCGTGGCCGAGGTCGCCGGCCTCACCCCCGGGCGCGTGCTCGACGTCGGCTGCGGCGAGGGCGCGGACGCCGTCTGGCTCGCCCGCGGCGGCTGGGACGTGACCGCGCTCGAGGTCTCCGGCGTGGCCCTGGAGCGGGCGGCCGGGCACGCCCGGGACGCCGGCGTCGCCATTCGCTGGGTCCACGCCGCACTCACCGAGGCAGCGCTCCCGCCGGCCTCCTTCGATCTGGTCTCCGCGCAGTACCCGGCGCTGCTGCGCACCCCTGACGCCGCCGCCGAGCGGGCACTGCTCGCGGCCGTCGCACCCGGGGGCGTACTGCTGCTCGTCCACCACGCGGGGATGGACACCCAGCACGCCGACGACGGCGGCTTCGACCCGGCCGACTATGTCTGGCCCTCGATGGTCGCCGACCTCCTCGACGACGACTGGGAAATCGAGGTGGACGAGCAACGGCCACGCGTGGCACCCGACGGCGGCGCCGGCGCGCACCACACCGACGACCTGGTACTGCGCGCACGCCGACTGCGCTGA
- a CDS encoding PP2C family protein-serine/threonine phosphatase has translation MKHTWPIDTVTDAALARIATARLASAYGLSPLQRTRLTSALSAHLRQCLAKGGSWLLTLYVTGTAAEQAHLHVTVTAADPAAHPPWRTSVPCARTPIAEDGSVPDSPEVLAESLLDADEDAGVLLDRLAEQEQLVAFHREELHQTNQGVLALHAELDAAGQAQREAFAAEHRARRQAEDARRRLTFLADASAALTSLNHDEVVRRLPELLVPEYARSVDIWLFDGDDERRPATPHPAAAVTAARTGRPQYAALEPGGLPGVDEQPPSALDPERPLLCVPLPTRRAPLGVLTLAPPGDRWDPDDAVMLIEFARRASIAIDNARRFERNRDIAETLQRALLTDLPTTPALRLAARYLPATHGLNIGGDWYDAFRQPDGSLVAVIGDVTGHGLRAAVMMSQLRTALRAYAVDGSSPGTLLTRLHNFLHHLQPDLYATAVIARFHPDEPTLTWAAAGHPPPVLRTPDGQVHTLDAKPGAMLGIPLNQQIEDHTVDLPPGSTLALYTDGLVERRAQGIDPGIARLADALATFGPAELEDLDGSADRVLDPLLSDSERDDDVCLLLCHVAQHVTV, from the coding sequence TTGAAGCACACCTGGCCGATCGACACCGTCACCGACGCGGCCCTGGCGCGCATCGCCACCGCGCGCCTGGCCTCGGCGTACGGACTGTCACCGCTTCAGCGCACCCGTCTCACCTCGGCACTCAGCGCCCACCTGCGCCAGTGCCTGGCCAAGGGCGGCTCCTGGCTGCTCACCCTGTACGTGACCGGGACAGCCGCCGAACAGGCGCACCTGCACGTCACGGTCACCGCAGCGGACCCGGCCGCACATCCCCCGTGGCGTACGAGCGTCCCCTGCGCCAGGACGCCGATCGCGGAGGACGGGTCGGTGCCGGACTCCCCGGAGGTCCTGGCCGAGTCGCTGTTGGACGCCGACGAGGACGCGGGCGTCCTGCTGGACCGACTCGCCGAGCAGGAACAACTGGTGGCCTTCCACCGGGAGGAACTGCATCAGACCAATCAGGGCGTGCTGGCCCTGCACGCGGAACTGGACGCCGCCGGACAGGCACAGAGGGAGGCGTTCGCCGCCGAGCACAGGGCTCGCCGGCAGGCCGAGGACGCCCGTCGGCGCCTCACCTTCCTGGCCGACGCCAGCGCGGCCCTGACCTCCCTCAACCATGACGAGGTCGTCCGCCGGCTCCCGGAGCTGCTCGTACCGGAGTACGCCCGCAGCGTCGACATCTGGCTGTTCGACGGCGACGACGAGCGGCGCCCCGCGACCCCGCATCCCGCCGCCGCCGTGACCGCGGCCCGCACCGGTCGGCCGCAGTACGCGGCACTCGAACCCGGCGGACTGCCCGGCGTCGACGAGCAGCCGCCCTCGGCACTCGACCCCGAACGTCCGCTGCTGTGCGTCCCGTTGCCCACCCGCCGGGCACCGCTGGGAGTGCTGACCCTGGCGCCGCCCGGCGACCGCTGGGACCCCGACGACGCGGTCATGCTCATCGAGTTCGCCCGCCGCGCCAGCATCGCGATCGACAACGCCCGGCGTTTCGAGCGCAACCGCGACATCGCCGAGACGCTCCAGCGGGCCCTGCTCACGGACCTGCCGACCACACCGGCGCTCCGACTCGCCGCCCGCTATCTGCCGGCCACCCACGGGCTGAACATCGGCGGCGACTGGTACGACGCGTTCCGCCAGCCCGACGGCTCACTGGTCGCCGTCATCGGCGACGTCACCGGACACGGACTGCGCGCCGCCGTCATGATGAGCCAACTGCGCACCGCCCTGCGCGCATACGCCGTGGACGGCAGCAGCCCCGGCACCCTGCTGACCCGGCTGCACAATTTCCTGCACCATCTGCAGCCCGACCTGTACGCCACCGCCGTCATAGCCCGCTTCCACCCCGACGAGCCCACCCTGACCTGGGCGGCCGCGGGCCACCCGCCGCCGGTGCTGCGGACCCCCGACGGCCAGGTGCACACGCTGGACGCCAAGCCCGGCGCGATGCTGGGCATCCCGCTGAACCAGCAGATCGAGGACCACACCGTCGACCTGCCGCCCGGCTCGACCCTGGCCCTCTACACCGACGGCCTCGTCGAACGCCGCGCCCAGGGAATCGATCCGGGCATCGCCCGCCTCGCGGACGCGCTCGCGACGTTCGGACCCGCGGAACTGGAAGACCTGGACGGCTCGGCGGACCGCGTCCTGGACCCGCTGCTGAGCGACTCCGAACGCGACGACGACGTGTGCCTCCTGCTGTGCCATGTCGCGCAGCACGTCACCGTCTGA
- a CDS encoding SpoIIE family protein phosphatase, whose protein sequence is MPRVWDVPVHDSTRVRDARVAAEHAATLAGLDEAQTAAAALVATELATNLLKHARGGRLLLDVVPEPEPADGDDSTRFVQIAAIDHGPGIPDVTTALSDGFTTARSLGAGLGTCRRVADAFAVHSTPGRGTVALARIGPAAQGTAPGPGGLRAGGVNLPFGGAEHSGDAWARVRAGDRVTLMLADGLGHGSQAAHASTAAVKALRGSAHLDPAELLRHLDTALRGTRGAAVAVAQVDTGTGTLRFAGLGNVGAWLWEEDAWHALLSRPGIVGVHRPRTMHEDRRPWGADRVLLLHSDGLPSRQRPPSAPDLLFADPAVMAAVTLRDSGSAARPARDDTTVAVLTQASGEGR, encoded by the coding sequence ATGCCGCGCGTCTGGGACGTACCGGTCCACGATTCCACCCGGGTACGGGATGCCAGGGTCGCCGCCGAGCACGCGGCGACCCTGGCCGGACTCGACGAGGCACAGACCGCGGCCGCCGCCCTGGTGGCGACCGAACTGGCGACGAACCTCCTCAAGCACGCCCGCGGAGGCCGGCTGCTGCTCGACGTGGTGCCCGAGCCGGAACCGGCGGACGGCGACGACTCCACCCGGTTCGTCCAGATCGCGGCGATCGACCACGGTCCCGGCATACCCGACGTCACCACCGCCCTGAGCGACGGCTTCACGACGGCCCGTTCCCTGGGCGCGGGCCTGGGCACCTGCCGACGCGTCGCCGACGCCTTCGCCGTACACAGCACCCCGGGCCGGGGCACGGTGGCGCTGGCCCGCATCGGTCCCGCCGCACAGGGCACCGCACCAGGGCCGGGCGGACTGCGGGCGGGCGGCGTCAACCTGCCCTTCGGCGGAGCCGAACACTCCGGGGACGCCTGGGCCCGGGTCAGGGCCGGCGACCGCGTGACGCTGATGCTGGCCGACGGACTGGGCCACGGATCTCAGGCGGCGCACGCCTCGACGGCGGCCGTGAAGGCGCTGCGCGGATCGGCCCACCTCGACCCGGCAGAACTCCTGCGCCACCTCGACACCGCTCTGCGCGGCACCCGGGGTGCCGCCGTGGCCGTGGCCCAGGTCGACACCGGCACCGGCACGCTCCGTTTCGCCGGCCTCGGGAACGTGGGGGCCTGGCTGTGGGAGGAGGATGCCTGGCACGCCCTGCTGTCCCGCCCCGGCATCGTCGGCGTCCACCGGCCGCGGACGATGCACGAGGACCGCAGACCCTGGGGAGCCGACCGGGTGCTGCTCCTGCACAGCGACGGCCTGCCCAGCCGTCAGAGGCCGCCGTCCGCACCGGATCTGCTCTTCGCCGATCCCGCCGTGATGGCGGCGGTCACCCTGCGCGACAGCGGCAGTGCCGCCCGGCCGGCCCGTGACGACACCACCGTGGCGGTCCTGACTCAGGCATCGGGGGAGGGGCGTTGA
- a CDS encoding anti-sigma regulatory factor: MPSSTAVEASLPIRSDMDLAWVRQHVRQAAGLLGFGLVAQTKLVTAASELARNTLVHGGGGRMESSEVTQGKVRGLRLVFADEGPGIADLERALVDGYTSGGGLGMGLGGARRLVHEFSIDTTPGAGTTVTVVCWASAPPRPYGGS, encoded by the coding sequence ATGCCATCCTCCACAGCCGTCGAGGCGAGCCTGCCGATCCGTTCCGACATGGATCTCGCCTGGGTGCGGCAGCATGTGCGGCAGGCCGCCGGCCTTCTGGGCTTCGGTCTGGTCGCGCAGACCAAACTGGTCACCGCCGCCAGTGAACTGGCCCGCAACACGCTGGTGCACGGCGGGGGCGGCCGGATGGAGTCGTCAGAGGTGACGCAGGGCAAGGTACGGGGCCTCCGTCTGGTCTTCGCCGACGAGGGACCCGGCATCGCCGACCTGGAGCGGGCACTCGTCGACGGTTACACCTCGGGCGGCGGCCTGGGCATGGGCCTGGGCGGTGCCCGGCGTCTGGTCCACGAGTTCAGCATCGACACCACGCCGGGCGCGGGCACGACGGTCACGGTGGTCTGCTGGGCCTCCGCACCACCCCGTCCCTACGGAGGCAGCTGA
- a CDS encoding STAS domain-containing protein, translating into MSDGFHHGVAAHVPVLRLGEVLLVTLQGDLHDSMAQQLQQDIAATIVDSRVTGVVIDISGVEVIDSFLGRVLAEIAASSSLLAARTVLAGMRPAVAITLVELGLTLPGLRTALTTEAALELLARRTPVADPGGSPREHP; encoded by the coding sequence ATGAGCGACGGGTTCCATCACGGCGTCGCGGCCCATGTACCGGTGCTGCGGCTGGGCGAGGTTCTCCTGGTCACCCTGCAGGGCGACCTGCACGACAGCATGGCGCAGCAGCTCCAGCAGGACATCGCCGCGACCATCGTGGACAGCCGGGTGACCGGGGTGGTCATCGACATCTCGGGCGTGGAGGTCATCGACTCCTTCCTCGGCCGCGTACTCGCCGAGATCGCGGCCAGCTCCTCGCTGTTGGCGGCCCGGACCGTCCTGGCCGGCATGCGGCCCGCGGTGGCGATCACCCTGGTCGAGCTGGGACTGACGCTGCCCGGACTGCGCACCGCCCTCACCACGGAGGCGGCCCTGGAGCTGCTGGCACGCCGCACTCCCGTCGCCGACCCCGGTGGATCGCCTCGGGAGCATCCTTGA
- a CDS encoding STAS domain-containing protein, translating to MPEHEAAVRQGSSAQLVGDFLYRHRERIAQRWADEPLFRSVFTLSRDEAVEAARTVIEALAQVAESDRVYDTDAIGFEVVREQLARMAAARSRAGITMAQVSGEVDALRPPVAEFLVEEFPDEATDQVRECTTALTVLMGTLRLVVLDTALSEGQALIERQQLQLLEVATPVIKLWDGVVGVPLIGTLDSARSQVVMETLLEAIVDQHARFAILDITGVPTVDSLVAQHLMKTVAAARLMGAECVVSGIRPAIAQTIVHLGLDLGTVITRASLADALAYALHELGVGIVAPTSGGAGSR from the coding sequence GTGCCGGAGCACGAAGCGGCAGTACGGCAAGGTTCGTCGGCGCAGTTGGTCGGGGACTTCCTGTACCGCCACCGCGAACGGATCGCCCAGCGCTGGGCCGACGAGCCGCTGTTCCGCAGCGTGTTCACCCTCTCGAGGGACGAGGCCGTGGAGGCGGCCCGGACAGTGATCGAGGCGTTGGCCCAGGTAGCCGAATCGGACCGGGTGTACGACACGGACGCCATCGGATTCGAGGTCGTGCGCGAGCAGTTGGCCCGCATGGCCGCCGCGCGATCCCGCGCCGGGATCACCATGGCCCAGGTGTCGGGAGAGGTGGACGCGCTGCGTCCGCCCGTCGCGGAGTTCCTCGTCGAGGAGTTCCCGGACGAGGCCACCGATCAGGTCCGCGAGTGCACGACGGCGCTCACCGTACTGATGGGGACCCTGCGGCTGGTCGTGCTGGACACGGCGCTGTCCGAAGGGCAGGCACTCATCGAGCGCCAGCAGCTCCAGCTGCTCGAGGTGGCCACCCCCGTGATCAAGCTGTGGGACGGCGTCGTGGGCGTACCGCTCATCGGCACGCTCGACAGCGCGCGCAGCCAGGTCGTCATGGAGACGCTGCTGGAGGCCATCGTCGACCAGCACGCCCGCTTCGCGATCCTCGACATCACCGGCGTCCCCACCGTGGACTCGCTCGTGGCCCAGCACCTGATGAAGACGGTCGCGGCGGCCCGGCTGATGGGCGCGGAGTGCGTCGTGTCGGGCATCCGCCCGGCGATCGCCCAGACCATCGTCCATCTCGGCCTGGACCTCGGCACGGTGATCACCCGCGCCAGCCTGGCGGACGCACTGGCCTACGCGCTGCACGAGCTGGGCGTCGGTATCGTCGCGCCGACCTCCGGCGGTGCGGGGTCACGATGA
- a CDS encoding PP2C family protein-serine/threonine phosphatase yields MTDNVKRFVAAERALRSAAPHQLPATVRDVLCGEYGAESVDLLLVDYGATVLQPVSATAGPSRTLPVHASAAGRSFGAQEPVVAQGEDGRTQVYLPVTVRGDRLGVLSVTLAPGARPEADLAELAVVAQVLGHEVVVAERDTDIYQRARRKERLTLAAEMQWQLLPARSCAGPQYALGAQLEPAYAIFGDNFDWSVSADHLLLYVTNGMGEGIEASLLTNLGINALRNARRAGIPIADQAALADQAIYAQYRGEAYLSVLLVDLELATGRVRIIDAGSPRMLRLRDGAVTTIGLEAQLPLGMFEETDYVAQDYQMQPGDRLLFVSDGVHTVPAPGGEPYGDHALARAITATRLLPAADVPAAVLRELQGYRDRPEPDDDALVVCLDWFGRQSTP; encoded by the coding sequence ATGACCGACAACGTGAAGAGATTCGTGGCCGCCGAGCGCGCCCTGCGCTCCGCGGCTCCGCACCAGCTGCCGGCGACCGTCCGCGACGTCCTGTGCGGGGAGTACGGCGCCGAAAGCGTGGATCTGCTCCTGGTCGACTACGGGGCGACCGTGCTGCAGCCCGTGTCCGCGACGGCAGGTCCGTCGCGGACGCTGCCTGTGCACGCCAGTGCGGCCGGTCGCTCCTTCGGGGCGCAGGAGCCCGTCGTGGCCCAGGGCGAGGACGGGCGGACGCAGGTGTACCTGCCCGTCACCGTGCGCGGCGACCGGCTGGGTGTGCTCTCGGTCACCCTGGCGCCCGGCGCGCGGCCCGAGGCGGACCTGGCCGAACTGGCCGTGGTGGCCCAGGTCCTGGGGCACGAGGTGGTGGTGGCCGAACGCGACACCGACATCTACCAGCGCGCCCGGCGCAAGGAGCGGCTCACCCTCGCCGCGGAGATGCAGTGGCAGCTGCTCCCGGCCCGGTCCTGTGCGGGACCGCAGTACGCGCTCGGCGCCCAACTGGAGCCCGCCTACGCGATCTTCGGCGACAATTTCGACTGGTCGGTGTCGGCCGACCATCTGCTGCTCTACGTCACCAACGGCATGGGCGAAGGGATCGAGGCGTCCCTGCTGACCAACCTCGGGATCAACGCGCTGCGCAACGCACGGCGGGCGGGCATCCCCATCGCGGATCAGGCGGCCCTCGCCGACCAGGCCATCTACGCCCAGTACCGGGGCGAGGCGTATCTGTCCGTCCTGCTCGTGGATCTCGAACTGGCCACCGGGCGCGTGCGGATCATCGACGCCGGTTCGCCCCGGATGCTGCGTCTGCGGGACGGGGCCGTGACCACCATCGGCCTCGAGGCGCAGCTCCCGCTCGGCATGTTCGAGGAGACCGACTACGTGGCGCAGGATTACCAGATGCAACCGGGCGACCGTCTCCTGTTCGTCAGTGACGGAGTGCACACGGTCCCCGCGCCGGGCGGCGAACCGTACGGCGACCACGCTCTCGCGCGAGCCATCACGGCCACGCGGCTGCTGCCGGCCGCCGACGTACCGGCCGCGGTGCTGCGGGAACTGCAGGGGTATCGCGACCGTCCGGAGCCGGACGACGACGCGTTGGTGGTCTGCCTCGACTGGTTCGGCCGGCAGTCGACGCCCTAG